A genome region from Pangasianodon hypophthalmus isolate fPanHyp1 chromosome 11, fPanHyp1.pri, whole genome shotgun sequence includes the following:
- the LOC113536569 gene encoding CSC1-like protein 2 isoform X2 translates to MMKIFGGPSCVGQTSCFNNSSKDYCYSARIRSTVLQGLPFGGVPTVLALDFMCFLVLLFVFSILRKLAWDYGRLALVTDADRQKKRFNGLEEREYVASALHSETPDRYERLTSVSSSVDFEQRDNGFCSWLTAIFRIKDEEIREKCGEDAVHYLSFQRHIIGLLVVVGVLSVGIVLPVNFSGDLLENNAYSFGRTTIANLNSGNNLLWLHTSFAFLYLLLTVYSMRRHTSKMHYKEDDLVKRTLFINGISKYAEEIQIKQHFEQAYENCVVLEARICYNVAKLMALNAERKKAERSKKFFTDLQAKEHMPTMINPKPCGHLCCCAIKGCEEEEAVSYYTKLEAKLKEEYRKEKEKVNTKPLGMAFVTFQNEAMTAIILKDFNACQCQGCMCHQEPRSSQFSESLHIYNWSVTYAPDPQNVRWEHLSLGGVSWWIRCLIINCILFLLLFFLTTPAIIISTMDKFNVTKPVEYLNNPIITQFFPTLLLWAFSALLPTIVYYSAFFEAHWTRSGENRTTMHKCYTFLIFMVLLLPSLGLSSLDVFFRWLFDTQFLAVAAVRFECVFLPDNGAFFVNYVIASAFIGNAMDLLRIPGLLMYMIRLCLARSAAERRNVKRHQAYEFQFGAAYAWMMCVFTVVMTYSITCPIIVPFGLMYMLLKHLVDRYNMYYAYLPSKLDKKIHSGAVNQVVAAPILCLFWLLFFSTVRTGFMTPTSMFTFVVLIITIVVCLSHVCFGHFKYLSAHNYKIDTKDSEVDGMENGRPARSSPSNKSPQMYIAQVLQDPNCDETGGGSGEDDGQGSSQDEEMINGGNSLNEADFQSGEDSLIANEVRH, encoded by the exons ACAGAAGAAGAGATTCAACGGCCTGGAAGAGCGGGAATA cgTGGCTTCAGCATTGCATTCAGAAACTCCAGATCGTTACGAGCGCCTCACCTCCGTCTCCAGCTCCGTGGATTTTGAACAGCGAGACAAC GGTTTCTGCTCTTGGCTGACGGCCATATTTCGAATAAA ggaCGAGGAGATCCGTGAGAAGTGTGGCGAGGATGCCGTGCACTACCTCTCCTTCCAGCGCCACATCATCgggctgctggtggtggtgggcGTGCTGTCGGTGGGCATCGTCCTGCCCGTTAACTTCTCCGGAGACCTGCTGG AAAACAATGCGTACAGCTTTGGCCGCACCACAATCGCAAACCTGAATTCGGG GAACAACTTGCTGTGGTTGCACACATCTTTTGCGTTCCTGTACCTCCTTCTCACCGTCTACAGCATGAGACGCCACACCTCAAAGATGCACTACAAGGAGGACGACCTG GTGAAACgcactttatttataaatggcATCTCTAAATATGCAGAGGAGATTCAGATCAAGCAGCACTTTGA GCAAGCCTACGAGAACTGTGTCGTCCTGGAAGCGCGCATCTGCTACAACGTGGCCAAACTCATGGCTCTCAACGCCGAGAG gAAGAAGGCTGAGCGTAGTAAGAAGTTCTTCACAGATCTGCAGGCGAAGGAACACATGCCCACCATGATCAACCCCAAACCCTGTGGCCACTTGTGCTGTTGTGCCATTAAAGGTTGTGAAGAG GAGGAAGCAGTGAGCTACTACACGAAGCTGGAAGCGAAACTTAAGGAGGAATAcaggaaggagaaggagaaggtcAACACCAAACCTCTGGGCATGGCTTTCGTCACCTTCCAAAATGAGGCCATGACTGCAAT AATCCTGAAAGACTTTAATGCGTGTCAGTGTCAGGGCTGTATGTGTCATCAGGAGCCGCGTTCCTCTCAGTTCAGCGAGAGTCTTCACATCTATAACTGGAGTGTGACCTACGCTCCTGACCCCCAGAATGTGCGCTG GGAGCATTTGTCTCTGGGAGGCGTTTCGTGGTGGATCCGTTGCTTAATCATTAACTGCATCCTCTTCCTACTGCTCTTCTTCCTCACAACCCCGGCCATCATCATTTCCACCATGGACAAGTTTAACGTTACCAAGCCAGTGGAGTATCTCAAT aaTCCTATCATCACCCAGTTTTTCCCCACTCTCCTGCTGTGGGCTTTCTCTGCGCTCCTGCCCACCATCGTCTACTACTCGGCTTTTTTCGAGGCCCACTGGACCCG gtCGGGAGAAAACCGGACCACCATGCACAAATGCTACACTTTTCTCATCTTCATGGTCCTTTTGCTGCCATCTCTGGGCCTCAGCAG TCTGGATGTGTTTTTCCGCTGGCTGTTCGACACACAGTTCCTAGCTGTTGCCGCTGTCCGATTTGA GTGCGTCTTCCTCCCTGATAACGGAGCGTTTTTTGTGAACTACGTGATAGCGTCTGCATTCATCGGGAACGCAATGGATCTTCTTCGCATTCCGGGTCTTCTTATGTACATGATCCGTCTGTGCCTGGCTCGATCTGCTGCTGAGAGACGCAATGTCAAACGG CACCAGGCCTATGAGTTTCAGTTCGGTGCAGCCTATGCCTGGATGATGTGCGTCTTCACCGTCGTCATGACGTACAGCATCACCTGCCCAATCATCGTGCCCTTCG GCCTGATGTACATGCTGCTAAAGCATTTAGTGGATCGCTATAACATGTACTATGCTTACCTGCCCTCAAAACTCGACAAGAAGATCCACTCCGGAGCCGTCAATCAGGTGGTGGCCGCGCCCATCCTCTGTCTCTTCTGGCTACTGTTCTTCTCCACTGTACGCACAG GTTTCATGACTCCGACGTCCATGTTCACGTTTGTGGTGCTCATCATCACCATCGTGGTTTGTCTGTCGCACGTCTGCTTCGGCCACTTCAAGTATCTCAGCGCTCACAACTACAAG ATTGACACTAAGGACAGCGAGGTGGACGGCATGGAGAACGGACGTCCAGCACGCTCCTCACCCTCCAACAAATCTCCG CAGATGTACATTGCGCAGGTTCTGCAGGACCCGAACTGTGACGAGACAGGTGGAGGCAGCGGAGAGGACGACGGCCAGGGATCCTCGCAGGACGAGGAGATGATCAACGGAGGCAACAGCCTGAATGAGGCCGACTTCCAGTCTGGGGAAGACAGCCTCATCGCCAACGAGGTCCGCCACTAA
- the LOC113536569 gene encoding CSC1-like protein 2 isoform X1, translated as MMKIFGGPSCVGQTSCFNNSSKDYCYSARIRSTVLQGLPFGGVPTVLALDFMCFLVLLFVFSILRKLAWDYGRLALVTDADRQKKRFNGLEEREYVASALHSETPDRYERLTSVSSSVDFEQRDNGFCSWLTAIFRIKDEEIREKCGEDAVHYLSFQRHIIGLLVVVGVLSVGIVLPVNFSGDLLENNAYSFGRTTIANLNSGNNLLWLHTSFAFLYLLLTVYSMRRHTSKMHYKEDDLVKRTLFINGISKYAEEIQIKQHFEQAYENCVVLEARICYNVAKLMALNAERKKAERSKKFFTDLQAKEHMPTMINPKPCGHLCCCAIKGCEEEEAVSYYTKLEAKLKEEYRKEKEKVNTKPLGMAFVTFQNEAMTAIILKDFNACQCQGCMCHQEPRSSQFSESLHIYNWSVTYAPDPQNVRWEHLSLGGVSWWIRCLIINCILFLLLFFLTTPAIIISTMDKFNVTKPVEYLNNPIITQFFPTLLLWAFSALLPTIVYYSAFFEAHWTRSGENRTTMHKCYTFLIFMVLLLPSLGLSSLDVFFRWLFDTQFLAVAAVRFECVFLPDNGAFFVNYVIASAFIGNAMDLLRIPGLLMYMIRLCLARSAAERRNVKRHQAYEFQFGAAYAWMMCVFTVVMTYSITCPIIVPFGLMYMLLKHLVDRYNMYYAYLPSKLDKKIHSGAVNQVVAAPILCLFWLLFFSTVRTGFMTPTSMFTFVVLIITIVVCLSHVCFGHFKYLSAHNYKIDTKDSEVDGMENGRPARSSPSNKSPQQMYIAQVLQDPNCDETGGGSGEDDGQGSSQDEEMINGGNSLNEADFQSGEDSLIANEVRH; from the exons ACAGAAGAAGAGATTCAACGGCCTGGAAGAGCGGGAATA cgTGGCTTCAGCATTGCATTCAGAAACTCCAGATCGTTACGAGCGCCTCACCTCCGTCTCCAGCTCCGTGGATTTTGAACAGCGAGACAAC GGTTTCTGCTCTTGGCTGACGGCCATATTTCGAATAAA ggaCGAGGAGATCCGTGAGAAGTGTGGCGAGGATGCCGTGCACTACCTCTCCTTCCAGCGCCACATCATCgggctgctggtggtggtgggcGTGCTGTCGGTGGGCATCGTCCTGCCCGTTAACTTCTCCGGAGACCTGCTGG AAAACAATGCGTACAGCTTTGGCCGCACCACAATCGCAAACCTGAATTCGGG GAACAACTTGCTGTGGTTGCACACATCTTTTGCGTTCCTGTACCTCCTTCTCACCGTCTACAGCATGAGACGCCACACCTCAAAGATGCACTACAAGGAGGACGACCTG GTGAAACgcactttatttataaatggcATCTCTAAATATGCAGAGGAGATTCAGATCAAGCAGCACTTTGA GCAAGCCTACGAGAACTGTGTCGTCCTGGAAGCGCGCATCTGCTACAACGTGGCCAAACTCATGGCTCTCAACGCCGAGAG gAAGAAGGCTGAGCGTAGTAAGAAGTTCTTCACAGATCTGCAGGCGAAGGAACACATGCCCACCATGATCAACCCCAAACCCTGTGGCCACTTGTGCTGTTGTGCCATTAAAGGTTGTGAAGAG GAGGAAGCAGTGAGCTACTACACGAAGCTGGAAGCGAAACTTAAGGAGGAATAcaggaaggagaaggagaaggtcAACACCAAACCTCTGGGCATGGCTTTCGTCACCTTCCAAAATGAGGCCATGACTGCAAT AATCCTGAAAGACTTTAATGCGTGTCAGTGTCAGGGCTGTATGTGTCATCAGGAGCCGCGTTCCTCTCAGTTCAGCGAGAGTCTTCACATCTATAACTGGAGTGTGACCTACGCTCCTGACCCCCAGAATGTGCGCTG GGAGCATTTGTCTCTGGGAGGCGTTTCGTGGTGGATCCGTTGCTTAATCATTAACTGCATCCTCTTCCTACTGCTCTTCTTCCTCACAACCCCGGCCATCATCATTTCCACCATGGACAAGTTTAACGTTACCAAGCCAGTGGAGTATCTCAAT aaTCCTATCATCACCCAGTTTTTCCCCACTCTCCTGCTGTGGGCTTTCTCTGCGCTCCTGCCCACCATCGTCTACTACTCGGCTTTTTTCGAGGCCCACTGGACCCG gtCGGGAGAAAACCGGACCACCATGCACAAATGCTACACTTTTCTCATCTTCATGGTCCTTTTGCTGCCATCTCTGGGCCTCAGCAG TCTGGATGTGTTTTTCCGCTGGCTGTTCGACACACAGTTCCTAGCTGTTGCCGCTGTCCGATTTGA GTGCGTCTTCCTCCCTGATAACGGAGCGTTTTTTGTGAACTACGTGATAGCGTCTGCATTCATCGGGAACGCAATGGATCTTCTTCGCATTCCGGGTCTTCTTATGTACATGATCCGTCTGTGCCTGGCTCGATCTGCTGCTGAGAGACGCAATGTCAAACGG CACCAGGCCTATGAGTTTCAGTTCGGTGCAGCCTATGCCTGGATGATGTGCGTCTTCACCGTCGTCATGACGTACAGCATCACCTGCCCAATCATCGTGCCCTTCG GCCTGATGTACATGCTGCTAAAGCATTTAGTGGATCGCTATAACATGTACTATGCTTACCTGCCCTCAAAACTCGACAAGAAGATCCACTCCGGAGCCGTCAATCAGGTGGTGGCCGCGCCCATCCTCTGTCTCTTCTGGCTACTGTTCTTCTCCACTGTACGCACAG GTTTCATGACTCCGACGTCCATGTTCACGTTTGTGGTGCTCATCATCACCATCGTGGTTTGTCTGTCGCACGTCTGCTTCGGCCACTTCAAGTATCTCAGCGCTCACAACTACAAG ATTGACACTAAGGACAGCGAGGTGGACGGCATGGAGAACGGACGTCCAGCACGCTCCTCACCCTCCAACAAATCTCCG CAGCAGATGTACATTGCGCAGGTTCTGCAGGACCCGAACTGTGACGAGACAGGTGGAGGCAGCGGAGAGGACGACGGCCAGGGATCCTCGCAGGACGAGGAGATGATCAACGGAGGCAACAGCCTGAATGAGGCCGACTTCCAGTCTGGGGAAGACAGCCTCATCGCCAACGAGGTCCGCCACTAA
- the LOC113536569 gene encoding CSC1-like protein 2 isoform X3 codes for MMKIFGGPSCVGQTSCFNNSSKDYCYSARIRSTVLQGLPFGGVPTVLALDFMCFLVLLFVFSILRKLAWDYGRLALVTDADSVASALHSETPDRYERLTSVSSSVDFEQRDNGFCSWLTAIFRIKDEEIREKCGEDAVHYLSFQRHIIGLLVVVGVLSVGIVLPVNFSGDLLENNAYSFGRTTIANLNSGNNLLWLHTSFAFLYLLLTVYSMRRHTSKMHYKEDDLVKRTLFINGISKYAEEIQIKQHFEQAYENCVVLEARICYNVAKLMALNAERKKAERSKKFFTDLQAKEHMPTMINPKPCGHLCCCAIKGCEEEEAVSYYTKLEAKLKEEYRKEKEKVNTKPLGMAFVTFQNEAMTAIILKDFNACQCQGCMCHQEPRSSQFSESLHIYNWSVTYAPDPQNVRWEHLSLGGVSWWIRCLIINCILFLLLFFLTTPAIIISTMDKFNVTKPVEYLNNPIITQFFPTLLLWAFSALLPTIVYYSAFFEAHWTRSGENRTTMHKCYTFLIFMVLLLPSLGLSSLDVFFRWLFDTQFLAVAAVRFECVFLPDNGAFFVNYVIASAFIGNAMDLLRIPGLLMYMIRLCLARSAAERRNVKRHQAYEFQFGAAYAWMMCVFTVVMTYSITCPIIVPFGLMYMLLKHLVDRYNMYYAYLPSKLDKKIHSGAVNQVVAAPILCLFWLLFFSTVRTGFMTPTSMFTFVVLIITIVVCLSHVCFGHFKYLSAHNYKIDTKDSEVDGMENGRPARSSPSNKSPQQMYIAQVLQDPNCDETGGGSGEDDGQGSSQDEEMINGGNSLNEADFQSGEDSLIANEVRH; via the exons cgTGGCTTCAGCATTGCATTCAGAAACTCCAGATCGTTACGAGCGCCTCACCTCCGTCTCCAGCTCCGTGGATTTTGAACAGCGAGACAAC GGTTTCTGCTCTTGGCTGACGGCCATATTTCGAATAAA ggaCGAGGAGATCCGTGAGAAGTGTGGCGAGGATGCCGTGCACTACCTCTCCTTCCAGCGCCACATCATCgggctgctggtggtggtgggcGTGCTGTCGGTGGGCATCGTCCTGCCCGTTAACTTCTCCGGAGACCTGCTGG AAAACAATGCGTACAGCTTTGGCCGCACCACAATCGCAAACCTGAATTCGGG GAACAACTTGCTGTGGTTGCACACATCTTTTGCGTTCCTGTACCTCCTTCTCACCGTCTACAGCATGAGACGCCACACCTCAAAGATGCACTACAAGGAGGACGACCTG GTGAAACgcactttatttataaatggcATCTCTAAATATGCAGAGGAGATTCAGATCAAGCAGCACTTTGA GCAAGCCTACGAGAACTGTGTCGTCCTGGAAGCGCGCATCTGCTACAACGTGGCCAAACTCATGGCTCTCAACGCCGAGAG gAAGAAGGCTGAGCGTAGTAAGAAGTTCTTCACAGATCTGCAGGCGAAGGAACACATGCCCACCATGATCAACCCCAAACCCTGTGGCCACTTGTGCTGTTGTGCCATTAAAGGTTGTGAAGAG GAGGAAGCAGTGAGCTACTACACGAAGCTGGAAGCGAAACTTAAGGAGGAATAcaggaaggagaaggagaaggtcAACACCAAACCTCTGGGCATGGCTTTCGTCACCTTCCAAAATGAGGCCATGACTGCAAT AATCCTGAAAGACTTTAATGCGTGTCAGTGTCAGGGCTGTATGTGTCATCAGGAGCCGCGTTCCTCTCAGTTCAGCGAGAGTCTTCACATCTATAACTGGAGTGTGACCTACGCTCCTGACCCCCAGAATGTGCGCTG GGAGCATTTGTCTCTGGGAGGCGTTTCGTGGTGGATCCGTTGCTTAATCATTAACTGCATCCTCTTCCTACTGCTCTTCTTCCTCACAACCCCGGCCATCATCATTTCCACCATGGACAAGTTTAACGTTACCAAGCCAGTGGAGTATCTCAAT aaTCCTATCATCACCCAGTTTTTCCCCACTCTCCTGCTGTGGGCTTTCTCTGCGCTCCTGCCCACCATCGTCTACTACTCGGCTTTTTTCGAGGCCCACTGGACCCG gtCGGGAGAAAACCGGACCACCATGCACAAATGCTACACTTTTCTCATCTTCATGGTCCTTTTGCTGCCATCTCTGGGCCTCAGCAG TCTGGATGTGTTTTTCCGCTGGCTGTTCGACACACAGTTCCTAGCTGTTGCCGCTGTCCGATTTGA GTGCGTCTTCCTCCCTGATAACGGAGCGTTTTTTGTGAACTACGTGATAGCGTCTGCATTCATCGGGAACGCAATGGATCTTCTTCGCATTCCGGGTCTTCTTATGTACATGATCCGTCTGTGCCTGGCTCGATCTGCTGCTGAGAGACGCAATGTCAAACGG CACCAGGCCTATGAGTTTCAGTTCGGTGCAGCCTATGCCTGGATGATGTGCGTCTTCACCGTCGTCATGACGTACAGCATCACCTGCCCAATCATCGTGCCCTTCG GCCTGATGTACATGCTGCTAAAGCATTTAGTGGATCGCTATAACATGTACTATGCTTACCTGCCCTCAAAACTCGACAAGAAGATCCACTCCGGAGCCGTCAATCAGGTGGTGGCCGCGCCCATCCTCTGTCTCTTCTGGCTACTGTTCTTCTCCACTGTACGCACAG GTTTCATGACTCCGACGTCCATGTTCACGTTTGTGGTGCTCATCATCACCATCGTGGTTTGTCTGTCGCACGTCTGCTTCGGCCACTTCAAGTATCTCAGCGCTCACAACTACAAG ATTGACACTAAGGACAGCGAGGTGGACGGCATGGAGAACGGACGTCCAGCACGCTCCTCACCCTCCAACAAATCTCCG CAGCAGATGTACATTGCGCAGGTTCTGCAGGACCCGAACTGTGACGAGACAGGTGGAGGCAGCGGAGAGGACGACGGCCAGGGATCCTCGCAGGACGAGGAGATGATCAACGGAGGCAACAGCCTGAATGAGGCCGACTTCCAGTCTGGGGAAGACAGCCTCATCGCCAACGAGGTCCGCCACTAA